TGTGGCTATACGGAATTATATAAGCAACAGTCGAGCACCGGTTGGAATGTACTTGATTTTTTAATGAATTAACTACTGTTCCTTATAGCCTCCCACAAAGAAAACACTTGCCTTTGTGCCGTGCAATCGGTACTCTACTTACATGGTTGGATTCTTTATTAAAAAATCATTTTTTGACGGTTGGGATAACCTGATTGGCATGGTCTTGCACAATCTTGGCTATCTTGTGGTTCTTCTTGCTCTTTTTGGCAGCATGAGCCTTTCGCAGAATCATTTGGTGTTGAGCATCTTTTGCCTCATCCTTACCGCACTTTTGTTTGCTTTCTATTCTGCAGGTGTATCGGCTTCGACCTATGCCTATAGCAGGTATGAACGGGCAGGGTTTTCCGGATTTTCAAAAGGTTTGAGACAATCTTGGCGGCATGCCCTTCTATTCTGGGTGCTTACCCTTTTGGACATTTCCCTCATTGTGCTGGTAATTCCCTTTTATCTCAGTTTTGCCAATGCCTTCGGGACAATCCTGTCAGTAGTGCTTTTCTGGGTATTTATCGCACTGTTTTTTGCCCTCTTGTTTTTTTATCCACTATCCAATGTCATGAGTGGTGACCGACCATTAAAAACCTTGAAGAAAAGCTTTCTTTTGGTATTCGATAACCTCTGGTTCGCAATTTTCCTTGCTTTTGATGTCGTAGTATCTTTTGTGATTTCCATCTTCCTTGCAGGCTTAGCCCCCGGGGGCTGTGGCATTCTCTTGGAATGCCAGGATGCAACGAAACTTCTCATGCTCAAATATGACTACCAGGAAGCAAATCCCGAAGAAGATAGACATAAAATACCTTGGGACGAACTGTTGTATGAGGAACAGGAGTGTGTCGGGCATCGTTCTTTGAAAAATATGATTTTCCCCTGGAAAGACTAGGAACCGTATATGGCATTTGAAGTAGAATTGAAGGCCCATGTGCAAGATCCCCAGGCAATAATGGCTATCCTTGAAGGATTTGAGCATATTTCTGAACCTGTCTGTGAATATAAACAGGATATTTATTATGCAAAGAACGAAGGAGAGGAACCTCTCTTTCGTCTTCGTCGTGAAAGTTTTGGCCCCGACTTCGATTCGCTAACCGGTTCAGTCCTTTTTACCTATAAAGAAAAGACACGCAAGGATGGCATTGAAGTCAATGTGGAAAAAGAGTTCACTACCTCTGACTCACAAGGCGAAAATGCCGAACAATTCTTTCTGGCGCTCGGCTATGTGGAATATATAAAGAAAACGAAGAAAGGATATTCATTTGTCCATGCCATTGATGGTTTTTTGCCCATGCTCCATATAGAACTGGCTGAGGTAAAAAGCCTGGGATGGTTTTTGGAAATGGAATTCCTTATAGAAGACCCTTCTTTGGTAGCGCAGGCAAAAGAAAAACTCCTTGAGGTCTTGCATGCCGTTGGGTTAGGGGATTCCACTATCGAGAGCAGATATTATATGCATATGCTCAAAGATAAGGATATATAACCAATACAGGAAAAAGAGAAAGGCCCAAGGTTGCAAAACCCCGGGCCTTTTTTAATGAAAGTTTAGGTAAGCGGAACTCTGGGGACATCGTCCGTATTCAGATATCTGCTGATACAAGTAACCAATACTTCATGATCCTGTACATCAGGTAAGCCGGAAACCATCGCAATGGCTACCATCCCTACACCCTGTACAAAAATGGGAAAACCGCCCCCGCAAGAGGCATAACTGTTGGGGTCGAGACCTTTATCAGCCATCGTCTGCCCTTGTTTTTTCAGCTTAAGGGCATAAGCCAGGCTACTGACCTCAAACATTCTTACGGTGTTGAACTTACGGTCAAGCCAAAGGTCATTGTTCAGGTTAGCCCCTTCAACAGAATACTGAAATAGATTCAGCCCACTGAGCAACCTGATACCAACTGCAATTTTCAGATCCTTATCCATCGCCTCAGATACGATTATCTTTCCAAGCTCCCAAGCATCTTCATGGGTGAAAGATTCAAATGCCAGCAATTCTTCCTGTGCCGATACAATCGCCAGTTTTTCAATGGTATCCATGGTTTACTCCATAGGGTAGGTAATACCCCATTCCTTTCGCAGCCCGTCCATGATTTCCATCACTTGGATGGTTTCACTGTGGGGCATCTGTTTGCACTCGAGCTTTCCTTCTGCTATCGCCTTCTGGGAAGCCTCGACCTCATGCTCAAATCCTGTAATAAATTTGAAAGGTTTATAGTTCTCGATCAAATTATAGTCCAGGTCATATACATTGATTCCTTCACAGTTATTGATGTTCAGGAATTCAATAAAACCCTTTGTCCCGAAAATCATACCACGTCTGTCTGAATTGCAAAGCATTGAGCTGTGCAAAATTGCCATATTGCCATTTTTAAAGGTAAGGGTGATGCTGTTTGCTGCATCGACACCTGTTTCTGTCTTAGTACAGGTTGAACTAATATGCTCGATCTTGTTCCCAAATACCATCATTGCAAAGTTAATGGGATACACACCAACATCGAGCAAAGCACCGCCTGCAAGGGCTG
The sequence above is a segment of the Sphaerochaeta pleomorpha str. Grapes genome. Coding sequences within it:
- a CDS encoding heme-degrading domain-containing protein; amino-acid sequence: MDTIEKLAIVSAQEELLAFESFTHEDAWELGKIIVSEAMDKDLKIAVGIRLLSGLNLFQYSVEGANLNNDLWLDRKFNTVRMFEVSSLAYALKLKKQGQTMADKGLDPNSYASCGGGFPIFVQGVGMVAIAMVSGLPDVQDHEVLVTCISRYLNTDDVPRVPLT
- a CDS encoding CYTH domain-containing protein, which gives rise to MAFEVELKAHVQDPQAIMAILEGFEHISEPVCEYKQDIYYAKNEGEEPLFRLRRESFGPDFDSLTGSVLFTYKEKTRKDGIEVNVEKEFTTSDSQGENAEQFFLALGYVEYIKKTKKGYSFVHAIDGFLPMLHIELAEVKSLGWFLEMEFLIEDPSLVAQAKEKLLEVLHAVGLGDSTIESRYYMHMLKDKDI